A stretch of the Serratia marcescens genome encodes the following:
- the rnhA gene encoding ribonuclease HI: MLKQVEIFTDGSCLGNPGPGGYGAILRYKQTEKTFSEGFRLTTNNRMEMMAAIVALEALTVPCAVTLSTDSQYVRQGITSWIHNWKKRGWKTADKKPVKNVDLWQRLDQAIQRHEVRWEWVKGHAGHPENERCDVLAREAAGKPTQEDVGYQPEA, encoded by the coding sequence CGGCTCCTGCCTTGGCAACCCCGGCCCCGGTGGCTACGGTGCGATATTACGCTATAAGCAGACGGAAAAAACCTTCAGCGAGGGTTTTCGTCTGACCACCAATAACCGCATGGAAATGATGGCGGCGATCGTGGCGCTGGAAGCGCTGACCGTGCCCTGCGCCGTGACGCTCAGTACCGACAGCCAGTATGTGCGTCAGGGCATCACCAGTTGGATCCATAACTGGAAGAAGCGCGGCTGGAAAACCGCCGACAAAAAGCCGGTCAAGAATGTCGATCTGTGGCAGCGGTTGGATCAGGCCATTCAGCGCCACGAGGTGAGATGGGAATGGGTCAAGGGCCACGCCGGCCACCCGGAAAACGAACGTTGTGACGTATTGGCGCGCGAAGCGGCCGGTAAGCCGACACAGGAAGACGTCGGTTACCAACCGGAAGCCTAA